The DNA sequence ACTGCGCGAACGGAATCGCGCAGTCCGACACCGTCCCCTCGGGGAACTTGCTCACGTCGATCGCGCTGAGATCCAGCTTCTCGACATAGGTTCCACAATTGGCCACCGGGTAGAACGGTTCGGTGTCGATGACGTCCCAGGTGACCTGGTTCGCGTCCACCATCTGCTTGATCTTCGGATAGGAGGTCGGCGAGTCGTTGGTCACCGTGGTGTCCGATTCCGCCGACCACGGGTCGATCAGCGCCTCGTTCTGCGCGTCTTGGTACGCGCTGCCATAACTGGCGAAGGTGAGCCGGCGCTCGTCTGTCGACGAACCCGAGCAGCTTGAAACCGCAAGTGCCGCTGCGGCCGTCGCCGCCAAGACCCGTGATGACGCACTATGCATCCGCTTCTCCCATCGTCAGGATGAGCGTACAATAATGCGTTATTATTGTCCTGTCGAGCACATCCGCGACGCGGTGTGATCTGTCTCATCGCTGCCGCGGCGCGTCGCGGCGGTCGTCATGTCGACGGTGTTGGATCTTGGGGGAAGCATGAGCGGTCATCCGGGTGGCGAACCAGCCGTGACGGACCCGCGGTCCGGCGCGAGGCCGGCCGAGGGGGAGACGGCCCGGCTGCGTCGATCGCAGATCCTATGTGCTGCAGTGCAAGTGGTGGCGCGCGACGGTGCTGACCGCGCTCGCCTGAAGGACATCGCCACCGAGGCGAACGTCAGCCTCGGACTGGTGCAACACTACTTCGGGACTCGCCAGGAGCTGATGGAGCAGACCTTCCAGGTCATGATGAGTGTGAGTCTAGACGCCTGGCACCGGCTTGCGGCCACTCAACCCGACCCGCTGGTGGAGCTGTTCGCAGGACTGAGACTGCATGTCGTCGGCAGCGTGACGTTCTCCGACCGCTGGGGATTCTGGATGGAGTTGTGGGCCTCGGCCCGCCGCGACGCAGCGCTGGCCGCCATCGCCCACGAGGTGTACGAGCGGTGGACCGCCCCGTTCCGCACTGCACTCGAAGCCCTCGATCAGACCGGACGTGCCAAGGCGCGCGGTTCACACGACCAAACGGCCCTCGTGCTGATGGCGATCATCGACGGCTTGGCAATCCGACTGCTTGTCGATCCTCGGGCGGTGACGGTCGAGGACATGTACGACAGGATGGTCGAAGCCGTAAGTGCCCTGCTGGGGATACCGCCTGCAGAGGGTGCGGCCGCCGCCGACTCGGCGAGGAAGATCGTCGGCCGGGGATCGTTCACCGAATCGCTGACGCCCGAGTTGATCGGACGAGTCCTCGGCACCTGACGCCGGACACCGATGCAGCCGGGGGTACGCCCTCGACCATGTCAGTACCCGCCCGAGTGCTCGAAGATGCGGCGGGGGTTGTCGACGAGCATCGTGGTGATCTGCTCGTCGGTGACGCCGCGGGCCCGCAGCGCGGGCAGCACGTCGTTGTGGATGTGCAGGTAGTGCCAGTTCGGCATCGTCTGCGTGACGGTCTCCTGCGGCAGCGCGTCGAAGTAGCAGGAGGCGTCGTGGGACAGGACCATCTGGTCGGCGTGGCCGCGTTCGCAGAGCGCCGCCACCGTGGCGACCCGGTCCTCGAACGGCAGGAAGACGTCGACACCGAACCGGTCCATCCCGAGGTAGGACCCCGCCGCCATGAGTTCTTCGAGGTAACCGAGATCGGTGCTGTCCCCCGAATGCCCGATCACCACGCGGGACAGGTCGACGCCCTCTTCGGCGAACACCCGCTGCTGTTCGAGCCCGCGGCGGGTCGCGGCATGGGTGTGGGTCGATATCGGCACCCCGGTCCGCCGGTGCGCCTGGGCGACCGCGCGCAACACCCGCTCCACGCCCGGGGTCAGCCCGGGTTCGTCGGTCGCGCATTTGAGGATCGCGGCCTTCACGCCGGTGTCGGCGATGCCGTGTTCGATGTCGCGTACGAACATGTCGGCCATGTACTCGTCACCGCCCAGCGCGGTGCCGGGACCGGTGAAGTGGAAGAAGAACGGCACGTCGTTGTAGGTGTAGAGGCCCGTCGCGACCACGATGTTGAGGTCGGTGCGCGCGGCGATCCGCGCGATCCGTGGGATGTAGCGGCCCAGCCCCACCACCGTCAGGTCGACGATGGTGTCGACGCCGCGGGACTTCAACTCGTCGAGGCGGGCGATCGCGTCGGCCTCCCGCCTGCTCTCGTCACCCCACGCGTCGGGGTAGTTGAGCAGGATCTCGGTGGTCATGATGAACACGTGCTCATGCATGAGCGTGACACCCAGGTCGGCGGTGTCGATGACACCCGCCGCGGTATTCAGCTGTGACACAAGCCCGATGCTAGGGCGACGGCACACGGCGTGCCGGTGATCGGAGCGATCGGCACGACGTGATTCTTACCGGCCGCTCCAGTGGGTACCCGGTACCGACCCGAGGGAGGCGCACCGCATGGCAACAACCCGACCACGACCCGTGGTGTCCTCCTGGGCGCCGCTCGGGTCCCCGGTCTACCGCGCGCTGTGGATCGCGCAGTTCGTGTCGA is a window from the Mycolicibacterium litorale genome containing:
- a CDS encoding TetR/AcrR family transcriptional regulator translates to MSGHPGGEPAVTDPRSGARPAEGETARLRRSQILCAAVQVVARDGADRARLKDIATEANVSLGLVQHYFGTRQELMEQTFQVMMSVSLDAWHRLAATQPDPLVELFAGLRLHVVGSVTFSDRWGFWMELWASARRDAALAAIAHEVYERWTAPFRTALEALDQTGRAKARGSHDQTALVLMAIIDGLAIRLLVDPRAVTVEDMYDRMVEAVSALLGIPPAEGAAAADSARKIVGRGSFTESLTPELIGRVLGT
- a CDS encoding phosphotriesterase family protein, producing MSQLNTAAGVIDTADLGVTLMHEHVFIMTTEILLNYPDAWGDESRREADAIARLDELKSRGVDTIVDLTVVGLGRYIPRIARIAARTDLNIVVATGLYTYNDVPFFFHFTGPGTALGGDEYMADMFVRDIEHGIADTGVKAAILKCATDEPGLTPGVERVLRAVAQAHRRTGVPISTHTHAATRRGLEQQRVFAEEGVDLSRVVIGHSGDSTDLGYLEELMAAGSYLGMDRFGVDVFLPFEDRVATVAALCERGHADQMVLSHDASCYFDALPQETVTQTMPNWHYLHIHNDVLPALRARGVTDEQITTMLVDNPRRIFEHSGGY